The genomic stretch TCGTCGGGTACATCATCAGAATCCGGCAGGCCGGCTCCTCCAGGCAGTGCTGGAGGGCGGGCAGCGCGTAGCACATCGTCTTGCCGCTGTTGGTGCCCGTGACCACCATCACGTCCCTGCGGCCCATTACGGCATCGAAGGCGTGCGCCTGATGGGAATAGAGGCGGGGAATGCCCATCGCGGCGAGGCGCTCGGCCAGCTTGGGATGCAGGGGGCGCGTCGGTTCGGCAAACCTGGCGCTCCGTCTGGGGAGCACTTCCGTCGCGGCCACGTCCGGACGCACGCCTGGAATCTGGAGGATGGATTCGAGGAGCGGAAGGTCCGGCATGGCCGACTCGTTAGTCGAGGTCGTCGAGTACTGCCTCGCGCTCGGTTCGCTCCTTCTTCTTCACGGTGAATTTGACCATCATGATGCTGATCATCAGCATGATCGAAACGGGCACCGCCATCATCAGCATGCTGAAGATGTCGCCGCTGGGAGTGAGGATCGCCGTGGTGATGAACACGAACACCACCGCGTGCCGCCAATAGTGGACCAGGGTGTCGGGTCCGATGATCCCGACACGCCCCGCGATGTAGACGACTAGAGGGAGCTGGAAACCCAAGCCGAACGCAAACAGCATCTTGATGATGAAGAGGGCCATCGTGCCCGCTTCCTGCAGGACGCCGATGCTCTGATACTCTTCCGTGTAGCTTAGGAACCACTTGAACGTGAGGGGCAGAATGTACCAAGCGAACACGCATCCCATGAAGAAGAGCACGACGCTCACCGGCGCCAGCATCTTGATGGGCTTCTTCTCGGCTGGTTTGAGCCCGGGAGAGATGAACCCCCACAGTTCCAGAATGACCAGCGGCAGTGCGATGCCGAGCCCAATCATGAAGGAGGAGCGGAACTTGAACAAGAACGGCGCGGTGGCCCCGAACCACTTTTCATCCCAGACGAAGCCGGGATGCGTCCTCGCATATTCCCGAACGCTGGTCTCGAAGATCTGATTGATCGAGTTGTAGAGCCAGGGCTGAAGGAACCAACCGATCAGCCATCCCCCCGTGATATAGATCAGGACGCGGACGATTCGGTCGCGAAGCTCCCCGATGTGTTCGCCCAATGGCATGCGAAACTCCTCTGGGTCGCCAGAGGAGTTTCGCAATTTCTTCTTTCGGTTTTTGATAGCCAGGGGCATGGTCGCCCGCTGATTTTACTGCTCAAGGATCATTGTTAACTTGATCCGAAGTCGAACGAGCTGGTTTCCGCCCGCCATTCCACCGCCCGCACGGCCCTGTGGGGCTCCGCCTTGCGGCGGTCCGCCCGCGCCCGGAGGGCCTCCAAAACGGCCGCCCGGAGGTCCGCTGCCGGCTGGAGGACCAAACTGTCCCGGAGGAGGCCCGAAGCCGCCGCGGCCGCCACCCTGGCCGCTCTGCGCGAGCAACAACGCGCCGCCGTCGTCATCGGGACCGCCACGTCGTCCGGGGCCACGCCCGCCAGCCTGGTTGCCCTGCCCGCCCGCGGGTCCGGTCGGGCCGCCCGTGGCGATCACAGCGCCCTGGGTGTCCAGCGTTACGTCGATCTCGGTGCGGATCGGTATGCCCAGGTCCATGGCGAAATAGACGATCTGTTCGAGCGACATCTTCTCGCCGCCCATGCCTTCTTTGCTGACGCCAGGCTTGGCCTTCATCGGCTCGGAGGTAAGGATGTAACGGAGCTTGGCGCAGGGGTGGCCAGACTCCCACTCCGCGCCCACGAACTCGCCTCGCAAGGGGATTCGCGTGGTGGTCTTGTTCGCCTCAAAGTACTTTTCGAGGTCGATGTCCGGCAACTGGAAGACGCCACCGAACGGGGTTCCCGGCTTGATCGGGTCCGTGGGGAGCACGGGCATCGGAATCAACATGTACTCGTTGACCCTGCCGCCCGAGCCGCCAAACGGGTTCACGAAGATCGG from Armatimonadota bacterium encodes the following:
- the tatC gene encoding twin-arginine translocase subunit TatC yields the protein MPLGEHIGELRDRIVRVLIYITGGWLIGWFLQPWLYNSINQIFETSVREYARTHPGFVWDEKWFGATAPFLFKFRSSFMIGLGIALPLVILELWGFISPGLKPAEKKPIKMLAPVSVVLFFMGCVFAWYILPLTFKWFLSYTEEYQSIGVLQEAGTMALFIIKMLFAFGLGFQLPLVVYIAGRVGIIGPDTLVHYWRHAVVFVFITTAILTPSGDIFSMLMMAVPVSIMLMISIMMVKFTVKKKERTEREAVLDDLD